Within the Thermoanaerobaculia bacterium genome, the region GATCGACCGCGCCCCGCGGCTGATCAGCAGGTCGTAGAAGATCGCGGCGATGTCGCCGGCGCCGACGATGAGGAACGACCGCTTGTCGATGTCTTCGTAGACCTTGCGCGCGAGCTCGAGGGCGACTCCCGGAATCGACGTGGCGCGCGTCCCGACGCCCGTCTCGGAGCGGACGCGCTTTCCGGCGGCGCAGGCCTGCTGGAAAAGGCGGTGAAGGACGGAGCGCGTGGCGCCGGCCGCGGACGCGACGCGGAGGGCTTCCCGGACCTGGGCGAGGATCTGGTCCTCGCCGAGGACGAGCGACTCGAGCCCCGCCGCGACGCGGAACAGGTGGCGCACGGCGTCCGGCCCTGAGAGCCCGTAGCGGCTCCCGAGGATGTCGGGCTTGGGCAGGCGGTGGAAGCCCGCGACGAACTCCGTCACCGCTTCCTCGACGTCGGCCGAGGTGCCGACGCCGTAGATCTCGCTGCGGTTGCAGGTCGAGACGATGACGCCTTCGGAGAGGACGCCCCGCCGCGTGATGTCTCCGAGCGCGTCCCGGATGCCGTCGGGAGTGAATGCGAGCCGCTCCCGGACGGAGAGCGGCGTGCGGCGGAAGTCCCATCCGACGAGGACGAGGGCCGATTCCATCGGTGCGATCATCGGAACACGTGCCCTTTGCTGACGAAGAGGTTCACGATGGTGTAAGAGAAGAGCACCAGCGAGAACCCGACGATCGAGACGAACGCCGTCCTTTTCCCCTTCAGCCCCAGCGGCGCCGAGAAGAGGGCGACCGCGTACACGACGAGGACGAGGAGGGTGGCGCCGAGCTTCGCGTCCCAGACCGTGCCCCAGTTCTTCTTCGCCCAAATCATCCCGAGCGTCGCCGAGACGGCGAGCGCGGAGAACCCGACGGCAACCGCGGTGTGCTCCATCCGGTCGAGCACGTCGAGCGCCGGAAGGCGCGAGAAGAGGAGCCCGGTGCGCCGCTGGCGGAGCTGCCGGTTCTGGATGAGATAGAGCAACGCGAGGACGAACGACAGCGAAAGGGCGGCGTAGCCGAGGATCGCCATCGTCACGTGGAAGGCGAAGAGGGAGCCCGACAGCTCCTTGCGGGCCGGAAGGGTGGCCGGACGCGTCAGGAGCGAGATCGCCAGGAAGAGGAGGACGAGCGGAATCAGGAACGGGCCGGTCGAGCGCTCGCGATGGCGGAAGAAGAGAATGACGTAGGCGAGGGCGATCATCCACGCGAAGAACGACATCGAATCGGAGAGGTCGCGATACGGAACCGAGTGGATCCTCCGCGCCCGAATCTGGAGCGCCACGAAGTGGACGACCAGGCCGGAGACCAGGAAAACCGTAGTCCAACGGGCGAGCGAGTCGGAGTTTTTCCGGAGAGAGACGATCGAGAAGCCCTCGGCCGCTCCGTAGAGAAGGAGGGCGAGGACTCCGACCAGGGCGGCGCTCATCACGGAATCGATTGTAGCGGGGAACGGAAGGGAGCAAATGGTGCAAACGGATCATTCCGGCGGCGACCGGAAGCATAGAATCGCGACGATGCCCGAGCCGACGTCCCGCCAGCGATTCCTCGACGCCGCTCGCGGCCGTCCCGTGGACCGGCCTCCCGCGTGGATGATGCGACAGGCCGGCCGATATCTGCCGGAATACCGGAAGATCCGCGAGAAACTCTCGTTTTTCGGGCTGTGCGAGGACGTCGACGCGGCGGTCGAGGTCTCGCTCCAGCCGTTCCGGCGGTTCCGGCCCGACGCCGTCATTCTCTTCTCCGACATCCTCGTCCCGATCCGCGCGATGGGGGCGCCGGTCGAGATCGACGACGGCGGGCCGCGCCTCGGCCGCCCGGTGCGGACCGGCGCCGACGTGGCCGCCCTCCACGGGTTCGACCCGGAGGGGGAGACCCGGTTCGTGATGGACATCCTGCGATCGCTTCGGAAGTCGCTCGGCGATTCCGCCGCGCTGCTCGGCTTCGCGGGCGCTCCCTGGACGCTCGCGTCGTATCTCGTCGAGGGAGGCGGCTCGAAGAACTTCACGGCGATCAAGCGGATGATCACG harbors:
- the ccsA gene encoding cytochrome c biogenesis protein CcsA, whose translation is MSAALVGVLALLLYGAAEGFSIVSLRKNSDSLARWTTVFLVSGLVVHFVALQIRARRIHSVPYRDLSDSMSFFAWMIALAYVILFFRHRERSTGPFLIPLVLLFLAISLLTRPATLPARKELSGSLFAFHVTMAILGYAALSLSFVLALLYLIQNRQLRQRRTGLLFSRLPALDVLDRMEHTAVAVGFSALAVSATLGMIWAKKNWGTVWDAKLGATLLVLVVYAVALFSAPLGLKGKRTAFVSIVGFSLVLFSYTIVNLFVSKGHVFR
- the hemE gene encoding uroporphyrinogen decarboxylase is translated as MPEPTSRQRFLDAARGRPVDRPPAWMMRQAGRYLPEYRKIREKLSFFGLCEDVDAAVEVSLQPFRRFRPDAVILFSDILVPIRAMGAPVEIDDGGPRLGRPVRTGADVAALHGFDPEGETRFVMDILRSLRKSLGDSAALLGFAGAPWTLASYLVEGGGSKNFTAIKRMITREPHALRALLTKLSGMVAGYLAAQLEAGADAVQLFDTWAGELSPAEYREFALPYVRDAVAKLERFGKPVIYFVNGIAGILDAAAETGAHVLSIDWRCSLSDARRRVPGRVLQGNLDPALLFGTPESVANRVTQIMAETGGLGHIVNLGHGILPETPIESVAAYYEAVRGKP